One window from the genome of Bacteroidota bacterium encodes:
- a CDS encoding alpha-glucosidase C-terminal domain-containing protein: protein MTELYRTLSRLKKVNPALYKGIKGGDLVRLDENLDGKVIAFMREADDSYVLACFNLSGEEKTIELQLGNYSGVYTEAFSGETEQFEDRIKLTLSPYGNAIYSKK from the coding sequence ATGACAGAACTCTACAGGACCCTTTCGCGACTTAAAAAAGTTAATCCTGCTTTATACAAGGGGATTAAAGGTGGTGATCTGGTTCGACTCGACGAGAATCTTGATGGTAAGGTAATCGCATTTATGCGTGAAGCTGACGACAGTTATGTTCTTGCCTGTTTCAATTTATCCGGAGAAGAAAAAACGATTGAACTTCAGTTGGGTAATTACTCGGGAGTTTACACCGAGGCATTTTCCGGAGAGACTGAACAATTCGAGGACAGGATAAAATTAACCCTTTCGCCTTACGGGAATGCCATTTACTCAAAAAAATAG